The Faecalibacterium sp. I3-3-89 sequence TGGACAAATACGACACCATCTTTGTCGGATTCCCTATTTGGTGGTATATTGCTCCGACGATTATCAATACATTTCTGGAAAGCTATGATTTGAAAGGTAAAACAATCATCCCCTTTGCCACATCTGGCGGCAGCGACATGGGCAAGACCAATGAAAAGCTTGCTCCTAGCTGCCCCGGTGCAAAACTGCTGCATGGCAAGGTGTTCAATTCCTATTCCAGCAAAGCCGACTTGTCCGCATGGGTAGAAGCCCTCAGCCTCTAATAGACACATTCCTGCGGAATGAAATACCCGCCTGGTCGAGAAGATTTTCTGAATCCTCTCACCCAGACGGGTATTCTTTTTCTTATGCCACTTCTTCCATCCAATTATGCGCCATACTTTTCCAACGCTCTCCGAATCACATCCTCACAGTTGAACTCTATTTTCATCGTTTGGTCGTCATACAGATAAACCATGCTGACAAAAGCATCCACACACTCTTTTGTCAGCCCACCGATGTACGTTTTCTCGTTGGCCT is a genomic window containing:
- a CDS encoding flavodoxin → MSKRLVAYFSASGVTAKVAENLADAIGADIFEIQPEVPYTKADLNWMDKKSRSTIEMSDPTSRPAIAVKRDNMDKYDTIFVGFPIWWYIAPTIINTFLESYDLKGKTIIPFATSGGSDMGKTNEKLAPSCPGAKLLHGKVFNSYSSKADLSAWVEALSL